In a single window of the Sorangium aterium genome:
- a CDS encoding AAA family ATPase — MTKKSLRVYFIAHHDGRFTGILLRTWAFLFDRPAPSAYGASEDDVLRAIEVELHARLATDEDDLDRYLWDESFEVRSLDVDVHPQTTVKRTAVVGRRQIPLRLTYLASKLAEGGVRVMLPRFGWSVVLEDLSIAPDVLRQLVTSALLGESPRSLFDFRREGDEYVRPWSPRRMERAGRSARRPEDERPTLHAVSEDLVEKAARQRLPLAVGESEELEQALPLFDVAHAAPPPSILLVGGPGVGKTTWVHRLARRFAAWRRDKARASSPGLFSTSADRLLAGMMYLGMWQARCLKLVGELSHEGDLLHVGALLPLLRPQPDGASIGDVFLPALRTGEVSLIAECTEPELEACQRRAASLVACFQIVRLREPDPAAVPALLAEYEARKDARVRLHPAGKKRLVQHLAMFRRDVLFPGKALRFFDWLAQEAGARAGAEAEAAGAAPARVLYPRDVSEAYARHSGLPIELIADEIPASAETIARGLKRRVIGQDEACDTAARVLARFKAGMNDPERPCGTLLFVGPTGVGKTELAKELTRAMFGDEGRMIRLDMSEYRLPGSSARLLAAGPDATTLAQRVRQEPLSLVLLDEIEKAHREVFDLLLAILGEGRLTDEDGRHVDFRMVLIVMTSNLGVADRAPVGFGGDDERALPPGARRAAPAGVREHFRPEFVNRIDHVVQFRGLGRDSVLKIVDLELAKAEARTGLVRRNLRLRVLPEARSFLAEAGFDPRRGARPLKRVIEERVITPIAARMAEDPGCRDREIVVEGGGAGLEVRFG; from the coding sequence ATGACCAAGAAATCGCTCCGCGTCTATTTCATCGCCCACCACGACGGCCGCTTCACCGGCATCCTCCTGCGCACGTGGGCATTCCTCTTCGATCGGCCGGCGCCGTCCGCCTATGGCGCCTCCGAGGACGACGTGCTGCGCGCGATCGAGGTCGAGCTCCACGCGCGGCTGGCCACGGACGAGGACGATCTCGATCGCTACCTGTGGGACGAGTCGTTCGAGGTCCGCTCGCTGGACGTCGACGTCCACCCGCAGACCACGGTCAAGCGGACCGCCGTCGTCGGCCGGCGCCAGATCCCGCTGCGGCTCACGTACCTCGCGAGCAAGCTCGCCGAGGGCGGAGTCCGCGTGATGCTCCCCCGCTTCGGCTGGTCCGTGGTCCTCGAGGATCTCTCGATTGCGCCCGACGTGCTCCGCCAGCTCGTCACGAGCGCGCTGCTCGGCGAGTCTCCGCGGTCGCTCTTCGATTTTCGCCGGGAGGGAGACGAGTACGTGCGCCCGTGGTCGCCGCGCCGGATGGAGCGCGCCGGGCGGAGCGCTCGGCGCCCGGAGGACGAGCGCCCCACGCTGCACGCCGTCTCCGAGGATCTCGTCGAGAAGGCCGCGCGCCAGCGGCTGCCGCTCGCGGTGGGCGAGTCCGAGGAGCTGGAGCAGGCGCTGCCGCTGTTCGACGTGGCGCACGCCGCGCCGCCGCCGTCGATCCTGCTGGTGGGCGGCCCGGGCGTCGGCAAGACGACCTGGGTCCACCGGCTGGCGCGGCGGTTCGCGGCGTGGCGAAGGGACAAGGCGCGCGCGAGCTCGCCGGGCCTGTTCAGCACGTCGGCCGATCGGCTCCTCGCCGGGATGATGTACCTCGGCATGTGGCAGGCGAGGTGCCTGAAGCTCGTGGGCGAGCTGTCGCACGAGGGGGATCTGCTCCACGTCGGCGCGCTCTTGCCGCTGCTCCGGCCGCAGCCGGACGGCGCGTCGATCGGCGACGTGTTCCTGCCGGCGCTCCGGACCGGCGAGGTGAGCCTCATCGCGGAGTGCACCGAGCCGGAGCTCGAGGCGTGCCAGCGCCGCGCGGCCTCGCTCGTGGCGTGCTTCCAGATCGTCCGGCTGCGCGAGCCGGATCCGGCCGCGGTGCCGGCGCTGCTCGCGGAGTACGAGGCGCGGAAGGACGCGCGCGTCCGGCTGCACCCGGCGGGCAAGAAGCGGCTGGTGCAGCACCTCGCGATGTTCCGGCGCGACGTGCTCTTCCCCGGCAAGGCGCTCCGCTTCTTCGACTGGCTCGCGCAGGAGGCCGGCGCCCGGGCCGGCGCGGAGGCGGAGGCGGCCGGAGCGGCGCCGGCGCGCGTGCTCTACCCGCGGGACGTGTCCGAGGCCTACGCGCGCCACTCGGGGCTGCCGATCGAGCTCATCGCCGACGAGATCCCCGCGAGCGCCGAGACCATCGCGCGCGGGCTGAAGCGGCGCGTGATCGGGCAGGACGAGGCGTGCGACACGGCGGCGCGGGTGCTGGCGCGCTTCAAGGCCGGGATGAACGACCCCGAGCGCCCGTGCGGCACGCTGCTGTTCGTGGGCCCGACCGGCGTGGGCAAGACGGAGCTCGCGAAGGAGCTCACGCGGGCCATGTTCGGCGACGAGGGGCGGATGATCCGGCTCGATATGAGCGAGTACAGGCTCCCGGGCTCGTCGGCGCGCCTGCTCGCGGCGGGGCCGGACGCGACGACGCTCGCGCAGCGGGTGCGGCAAGAGCCGCTGTCGCTCGTGCTCCTCGACGAGATCGAGAAGGCGCACCGCGAGGTGTTCGACCTCTTGCTCGCGATCCTCGGCGAGGGCCGGCTGACGGACGAGGACGGGCGCCACGTGGATTTCCGGATGGTGCTCATCGTGATGACCTCGAACCTCGGCGTCGCCGACCGGGCGCCAGTCGGCTTCGGCGGCGACGACGAGCGCGCCCTGCCCCCGGGCGCGCGGCGCGCGGCGCCGGCGGGCGTGCGCGAGCATTTCCGGCCGGAGTTCGTGAACCGCATCGACCACGTCGTGCAGTTCCGGGGCCTCGGGCGGGACAGCGTGCTCAAGATCGTCGATCTGGAGCTCGCCAAGGCCGAGGCGCGCACCGGGCTCGTGCGGCGCAACCTGAGGCTCCGTGTGCTGCCCGAGGCGCGATCCTTCCTGGCCGAGGCGGGGTTCGATCCGAGGCGCGGGGCGCGGCCGCTGAAGCGGGTGATCGAGGAGCGGGTGATCACGCCGATCGCGGCGCGCATGGCGGAAGATCCGGGGTGCAGGGACAGGGAGATCGTGGTCGAGGGCGGGGGCGCGGGGCTCGAGGTGCGGTTCGGATAG
- a CDS encoding DUF4419 domain-containing protein codes for MSVTTIDVAEVAPSTALLPAFDEEASVQSLLVSPIEAAYRHRLPLVGRTDVHPLVQAAYMAFTQRYPLVLSPDVIWLCLARGLTLHIAANEAQRRKFIREDRDFELTLDRPDFTLGQVNPWPITFSELSAQTAAQVGGLRELLTADFSTTGPVERVASELTVTTPLAPHFEWEPPFPADMVFPRPGIPRIYLMGTADDWRSVRQRAEAFGSLGAERWARALLPVLDQIVASAEGRKPPDPAFWRAFFRYENAADELTGWIHVLFPYLRAWPADHFIPNTHLDDWLERWTAAEARRNPLVALADPQGPGFARLPPALTSAPLRLVDAHRQEHSLELISGLIGVTQDPHSLALIPEFVWAVLHEEPGAAPEAPIEAG; via the coding sequence ATGAGCGTCACGACGATCGACGTTGCCGAGGTCGCGCCTTCGACGGCGCTCCTGCCCGCGTTCGACGAAGAAGCTTCGGTGCAGAGCCTGCTCGTCTCGCCCATCGAGGCCGCCTACCGCCATCGCCTGCCGCTCGTCGGGCGCACGGACGTGCACCCGCTCGTCCAGGCAGCGTATATGGCCTTCACCCAGCGCTATCCGCTCGTGCTCTCGCCCGACGTGATATGGCTCTGCCTGGCGCGGGGGCTCACGCTCCACATCGCGGCGAACGAGGCGCAGCGGCGCAAGTTCATCCGGGAGGACCGCGATTTCGAGCTGACGCTCGACCGGCCTGATTTCACGCTCGGCCAGGTGAACCCGTGGCCCATCACGTTCTCGGAGCTATCCGCCCAGACCGCCGCGCAGGTCGGCGGGCTGAGGGAGCTCTTGACAGCCGACTTCTCGACGACAGGGCCGGTCGAGCGGGTGGCCTCGGAGCTCACGGTGACAACCCCGCTCGCGCCGCACTTCGAGTGGGAGCCGCCTTTCCCGGCGGACATGGTGTTTCCGAGACCCGGAATCCCGCGTATCTACCTGATGGGTACGGCGGATGACTGGCGCTCGGTGCGGCAGCGCGCGGAGGCGTTCGGATCGCTCGGCGCGGAGCGCTGGGCCCGCGCGCTCCTGCCCGTGCTGGACCAGATCGTCGCCTCGGCGGAGGGGCGAAAGCCTCCGGATCCGGCGTTCTGGCGCGCCTTCTTCCGGTACGAGAACGCCGCGGACGAGCTCACCGGCTGGATTCACGTGCTCTTCCCCTACCTTCGCGCGTGGCCCGCAGATCACTTCATCCCGAATACGCACCTCGACGACTGGCTCGAGCGGTGGACGGCGGCAGAGGCTCGGCGCAACCCGCTCGTCGCGCTGGCGGATCCGCAGGGGCCGGGGTTCGCTCGGCTCCCGCCGGCGCTGACGAGCGCGCCGCTGCGGCTCGTCGACGCGCACCGCCAGGAGCACTCCCTGGAGCTCATCAGCGGGCTCATCGGCGTCACACAGGACCCGCACTCGCTCGCGCTCATCCCGGAGTTCGTCTGGGCCGTTTTGCACGAGGAGCCCGGGGCCGCGCCCGAGGCGCCCATCGAAGCGGGCTGA